The Hahella sp. HNIBRBA332 genome window below encodes:
- a CDS encoding DUF6471 domain-containing protein: MNSWRELASRIIKFEMAKRGVKYSDLSDRLARIGTQQSADNLRNKINKGILGADLFLQIILVLNVRKLAREELMDILHDLGVNHSDLE; this comes from the coding sequence ATGAACTCTTGGAGAGAACTGGCTTCGCGCATCATCAAATTCGAAATGGCCAAACGTGGCGTTAAGTATAGCGACCTTAGCGACAGACTGGCCCGAATCGGCACACAGCAGAGTGCGGATAACCTCCGCAACAAGATTAATAAAGGAATTCTCGGCGCCGATTTGTTTCTACAGATTATTCTGGTGTTGAACGTCAGGAAGCTGGCGCGAGAAGAATTAATGGACATCCTGCATGACCTCGGCGTGAACCATTCTGATCTGGAATGA
- a CDS encoding potassium channel family protein, with product MLIINKIKRIFIRHFMELRWQGVAIALLSYVGLSYFFLYLSGETDLLSLPDFAYWLVVTASTVGYGDFSPQTPSGKLAVSIFIIPFGLSLFALFVGRVAVFASYHWKKGVKGLKQLDCDNHILVIGWNERRTLHLIRLLLREQLGSEETRPVVLCAKADIENPMPEEIGFVRVESYNNDEQMSMACLERASTIIIDAPEDDVTMTAALYCASRNKDAHMIAYFNDDNLSRLLKVHCPNIECTPSVDVELLAKTAMHPGSSVLHQDLLNVQDGMTQYSIKYPAEANSVPLRDLFLPLKERYDAILIAVGDGKGAVTLNPPMSHTVAPGTTIYYIADERIDGLDWEKLCV from the coding sequence ATGCTAATAATAAATAAGATCAAGAGAATCTTTATCCGACACTTTATGGAGCTGCGATGGCAAGGAGTCGCCATCGCATTGCTTTCCTACGTGGGACTAAGTTATTTCTTTCTTTATTTGTCCGGCGAGACGGATTTACTGTCTCTGCCGGATTTTGCGTATTGGCTGGTGGTCACCGCGTCCACTGTCGGATATGGCGACTTCTCTCCGCAAACCCCCAGCGGCAAACTCGCCGTCTCCATATTCATCATTCCGTTCGGTCTGAGTTTATTCGCGTTATTCGTAGGTAGAGTCGCCGTATTCGCCTCCTACCACTGGAAAAAGGGAGTGAAAGGTTTGAAACAACTTGATTGCGACAATCATATTCTCGTCATCGGCTGGAACGAAAGGCGCACGCTTCACTTGATCCGACTCCTGTTACGCGAACAGTTGGGCAGTGAGGAGACCCGTCCGGTGGTGCTGTGCGCCAAAGCCGATATTGAAAACCCGATGCCGGAAGAGATCGGTTTCGTCAGAGTTGAAAGCTACAACAACGACGAGCAAATGAGCATGGCCTGTCTGGAGCGCGCGTCCACTATTATTATCGACGCCCCGGAAGACGACGTCACCATGACCGCGGCGCTGTATTGCGCCAGCCGTAATAAAGACGCGCATATGATTGCGTACTTCAATGACGACAATCTAAGCCGTCTGTTGAAAGTCCACTGCCCCAATATAGAATGCACACCTTCAGTGGATGTGGAGCTGCTGGCGAAAACCGCCATGCATCCCGGCTCCAGCGTATTGCATCAGGACCTGCTGAACGTGCAGGACGGCATGACGCAGTACTCCATAAAATACCCGGCTGAAGCCAATAGCGTCCCGCTGCGGGATTTGTTTCTGCCGTTAAAAGAACGTTATGATGCGATCCTGATTGCCGTCGGCGACGGCAAAGGGGCCGTGACTTTGAATCCACCTATGAGCCATACGGTTGCGCCGGGAACCACGATTTACTACATCGCGGACGAGCGCATTGATGGTCTTGACTGGGAGAAACTCTGTGTTTAG
- a CDS encoding DUF350 domain-containing protein, whose product MDAIAHSLLGLTNFAIYFSSSLVLLLVFKFLYTLVTPHDEWKLVKEGKSVAAATGLIGAVIGFSIALGGAASNSVSLLDFWVWAAVALIAQVVAFAIIRFIFMPKIVQRITDGEVSAGVVLGGFSVAVGILNAACMTY is encoded by the coding sequence ATGGACGCTATCGCACATTCGCTGTTAGGCCTAACGAATTTTGCGATTTACTTTTCTTCCTCATTAGTCCTGCTGTTGGTGTTCAAATTCCTGTATACCCTGGTTACGCCTCACGACGAGTGGAAACTGGTCAAAGAGGGTAAAAGCGTCGCCGCTGCGACAGGCCTTATCGGCGCCGTGATTGGCTTTTCCATCGCACTCGGCGGAGCCGCTTCCAACTCCGTATCCCTGCTGGATTTCTGGGTCTGGGCGGCAGTGGCGTTGATCGCTCAGGTAGTCGCCTTCGCCATCATTCGCTTCATTTTCATGCCTAAAATTGTGCAACGCATCACTGACGGCGAAGTGTCCGCAGGCGTCGTACTGGGCGGGTTTTCCGTGGCGGTCGGCATCCTGAACGCGGCTTGCATGACCTACTAA
- a CDS encoding glutathionylspermidine synthase family protein has product MLRIPIQERAHWRDLAHEYGFLFHTMHGEAYWDESAYYQFSLEQIETGLEDPTADIHHMCLEVVDRVVEDERLLRKFSIPEMFWEAVRASWRDQQPSLYSRLDFAYDGRNPAKLYENNADTPTSLYESGFWQWLWLEENVRSGRLPRACDQFNSLQEKLVRRLAEIYAQTDGPDFYFSCCKDTEEDRGTIQYLQDCAAEAGIPNRFIYIDDIGQGENGEFTDLDDRVIELMFKLYPWEFMQREEFAPLILQNPTRWIEPLWKSVLSNKALLPMLWKMFPNHPNLLPAYFEDEVEHAPGVDLVKKPIFSREGANVALYRDGEVLFDTDGPYGEEGFIFQAYHPLPKFGENYTLIGSWLVNDQPAGISVREDKALVTQDLSRYLPHVIL; this is encoded by the coding sequence ATGCTGCGCATACCGATCCAGGAGCGGGCCCATTGGCGTGATCTCGCCCATGAATACGGCTTCCTGTTTCACACCATGCATGGCGAGGCCTACTGGGATGAGAGCGCTTACTATCAGTTCTCTCTGGAACAGATAGAGACCGGGCTCGAAGATCCCACGGCGGACATCCACCACATGTGTCTGGAAGTAGTCGATCGTGTGGTGGAGGACGAGCGCCTGTTGCGGAAGTTCAGCATTCCTGAGATGTTCTGGGAAGCCGTGCGCGCTTCCTGGCGCGATCAGCAGCCCAGTCTGTATTCGCGCCTGGACTTCGCCTACGATGGCCGCAACCCCGCCAAGTTGTACGAAAACAACGCCGATACGCCCACCAGCCTGTATGAGTCAGGCTTCTGGCAGTGGTTGTGGCTGGAAGAAAACGTGCGCAGCGGTCGCCTGCCACGCGCTTGCGACCAGTTCAATTCCCTGCAGGAAAAGCTGGTGCGCAGGCTGGCGGAAATCTATGCGCAAACTGATGGACCTGATTTCTACTTCAGCTGCTGCAAAGACACCGAAGAAGATCGGGGGACGATTCAGTATCTGCAGGACTGCGCTGCGGAAGCAGGCATTCCCAACCGCTTTATCTATATTGACGATATAGGGCAAGGCGAGAACGGTGAATTCACTGACTTGGATGACCGGGTGATTGAGCTGATGTTCAAGCTGTATCCCTGGGAATTCATGCAGCGGGAGGAATTTGCGCCGCTGATTTTACAGAACCCCACGCGCTGGATTGAGCCCTTGTGGAAGTCTGTGCTGTCCAATAAAGCGCTACTGCCCATGTTGTGGAAGATGTTCCCGAATCACCCTAATTTGCTGCCCGCTTATTTCGAGGATGAAGTCGAGCATGCGCCAGGGGTGGATTTGGTGAAAAAGCCGATTTTCTCCCGCGAAGGCGCCAATGTCGCTCTCTATCGCGACGGCGAAGTACTTTTCGATACGGACGGCCCTTATGGCGAGGAAGGCTTTATCTTTCAGGCCTATCACCCTCTCCCCAAGTTCGGAGAGAACTACACGCTGATCGGCTCCTGGCTGGTGAACGACCAACCGGCGGGTATCTCTGTCAGGGAAGATAAAGCCCTGGTGACGCAGGACCTTTCCCGTTATCTGCCCCATGTGATTCTGTGA
- a CDS encoding TRAP transporter small permease, translated as MFGRIVHRFEESVLCLLLVSMTLLVFSETMLRFFFNTGLLWAEEATLYLGAWMVLFGASYGVRVNAHIGVDAFVKLLPKGPRRAVAALAVVMCMVYCGLFLYGGWIYLAKMYKIGIELSDIPVPRWAAQSILFIGFILLAIRFLQLLWAIIAGKSNGFEFVDEAKESMHLADETAGSSTSAQGNRP; from the coding sequence ATGTTTGGTCGAATCGTCCATCGCTTTGAAGAAAGCGTTCTGTGTCTGTTGTTGGTATCCATGACCCTGCTGGTGTTCTCGGAAACCATGCTTCGTTTCTTTTTCAACACCGGCCTGTTGTGGGCGGAAGAGGCCACCCTGTATTTGGGCGCCTGGATGGTGTTATTCGGCGCGTCCTATGGCGTCAGGGTAAACGCCCATATTGGCGTGGACGCTTTTGTGAAGCTTTTGCCGAAAGGACCCCGTCGCGCCGTCGCCGCGTTGGCCGTCGTGATGTGCATGGTCTACTGCGGGTTGTTCTTGTATGGCGGTTGGATCTACCTCGCCAAGATGTACAAGATCGGTATCGAGCTCAGCGACATTCCTGTACCTCGCTGGGCCGCGCAAAGCATCCTGTTCATTGGTTTCATCCTCTTGGCTATTCGTTTTCTGCAATTGCTGTGGGCGATCATCGCCGGAAAGTCGAACGGCTTCGAGTTCGTAGATGAAGCCAAAGAAAGCATGCATCTCGCTGATGAGACGGCGGGGTCTTCCACTTCAGCGCAAGGTAATCGCCCATGA
- a CDS encoding TRAP transporter substrate-binding protein, translating into MRFKKLLTALVGATLSFSVFAAPIQIKFSHVVAENTPKGQMAIKFKQLMEERLPGKVEVKVFPNSQLFGDDNVLEAMLLGDVQLAAPSLSKFDNYTKKLQVFDLPFLFQDMAAVERFQNGPAGQELLSALERKGLVGLGYLHNGMKQLSANAPIRVPADIAGKKFRIQTSDVLAAQFEAVKAVPVKKPFSEVFTLLQTNAIDGQENTWSNIYSKKFYEVQDHITESNHGLLDYLVVTSKEFWMDLPDDMRDTIKKSLDESIAYGNSIAAEKDNSDKEEIIASRRTKVTSLTPEERKQWVDAMKPVWKKFEKEIGADLIKAAEASNQ; encoded by the coding sequence ATGCGTTTCAAAAAACTCCTGACCGCCCTTGTTGGCGCTACCCTGTCTTTCTCCGTTTTCGCCGCGCCCATCCAAATCAAGTTTTCCCACGTTGTGGCGGAAAACACTCCAAAAGGACAGATGGCGATTAAATTCAAGCAATTGATGGAAGAACGCCTGCCCGGCAAAGTAGAAGTAAAAGTATTCCCCAACTCCCAGCTGTTCGGCGACGATAACGTGCTGGAAGCCATGCTGCTGGGCGACGTCCAATTGGCCGCGCCTTCCCTGTCCAAGTTCGACAACTACACCAAAAAACTGCAAGTGTTCGACCTGCCTTTCCTGTTTCAGGATATGGCGGCGGTAGAGCGCTTCCAGAATGGACCCGCCGGTCAGGAACTGCTGTCCGCGCTGGAGCGTAAAGGTCTGGTAGGCCTGGGTTACCTGCATAACGGTATGAAGCAACTGTCCGCTAACGCTCCGATTCGCGTTCCTGCTGACATCGCTGGTAAGAAATTCCGTATCCAGACTTCCGACGTACTGGCGGCGCAGTTCGAAGCGGTCAAAGCGGTCCCTGTGAAAAAGCCATTCTCTGAGGTGTTCACGCTGCTACAGACTAACGCTATCGATGGCCAGGAAAACACGTGGTCCAATATCTATTCCAAAAAGTTCTATGAAGTTCAGGATCACATCACTGAGTCCAACCACGGTCTGCTCGACTACCTGGTGGTGACCTCCAAAGAGTTCTGGATGGATCTGCCGGATGACATGCGCGACACCATCAAGAAGAGCCTGGATGAGTCCATCGCCTACGGCAACAGCATCGCCGCCGAGAAGGACAACAGCGATAAAGAAGAAATCATCGCTTCCCGCCGCACCAAGGTGACCTCTCTGACTCCAGAAGAGCGCAAGCAATGGGTTGACGCCATGAAGCCTGTCTGGAAAAAGTTCGAGAAGGAAATCGGCGCGGATCTGATCAAAGCCGCTGAAGCCTCCAATCAATAA
- a CDS encoding DUF1190 family protein has protein sequence MKRTKEINLDRMKKNGQSFLLRPITVAVAGVTLTACSDTREAQVYKDMSECINENPSYASECEAAYQQALKRATETAPKYMSMRDCEAEFGANACTSYQGSSGQSWFMPAMAGFMFAKILDSNRRYDYQPVFTSYYRGSPFYGSWVTSDGYRYGSTYSRKVTVDNKAFQPKPAVTRTISRGGFGSTVNAKSSWSSSSKSSSSSRSSWGG, from the coding sequence ATGAAGCGTACGAAAGAAATTAATCTGGACAGGATGAAGAAGAACGGCCAGAGCTTCCTGCTGCGGCCCATCACTGTCGCTGTCGCCGGCGTCACGCTCACCGCCTGCTCGGATACCCGCGAAGCTCAGGTCTATAAAGACATGAGCGAGTGCATCAATGAAAACCCAAGCTATGCCTCAGAATGTGAAGCGGCGTATCAGCAGGCGCTGAAACGGGCGACGGAAACGGCGCCCAAATACATGTCCATGCGAGACTGTGAAGCTGAGTTCGGCGCCAATGCCTGCACCAGCTACCAGGGCAGCTCTGGCCAGAGCTGGTTCATGCCCGCTATGGCGGGTTTCATGTTCGCCAAGATTCTGGACTCGAACCGCCGTTACGATTACCAGCCGGTGTTCACCTCCTACTATCGCGGCTCGCCGTTTTACGGCAGCTGGGTGACCTCCGATGGCTATCGCTATGGCAGCACATACAGCCGTAAAGTCACGGTGGACAACAAAGCGTTTCAACCCAAACCTGCTGTGACGCGGACCATTTCCCGCGGCGGCTTCGGCTCGACAGTGAACGCTAAGTCTTCCTGGAGCAGTTCTTCCAAGTCCAGCTCCAGTTCAAGAAGCAGTTGGGGCGGTTAA
- a CDS encoding peptidylprolyl isomerase: protein MSDIKPRVVSIHYTLTNDDGEVIDSSVGGEPLAYLEGAQNIIPGLENALRELSAGDKKKVSVDPSDAYGEYSAELVQVVPLEAFEGVEKVEPGMQFHAQTAGGARVIVVMEVSDDTATIDANHPLAGQTLHFDVEVMEMREPTEEEMSHGHVHGEGGHHH from the coding sequence ATGTCTGATATCAAACCCCGGGTTGTGAGCATTCACTACACTCTGACTAACGACGATGGCGAAGTGATCGACAGCTCCGTCGGCGGTGAGCCGTTGGCCTATCTGGAAGGCGCGCAGAACATCATTCCGGGACTGGAAAACGCCTTGCGGGAACTGTCCGCCGGCGACAAGAAAAAAGTATCGGTCGATCCTTCCGACGCTTATGGCGAATACTCCGCCGAGCTGGTTCAGGTCGTTCCGTTGGAAGCCTTCGAAGGCGTGGAGAAAGTTGAGCCTGGCATGCAGTTCCATGCACAGACTGCAGGCGGCGCGCGCGTCATCGTGGTAATGGAAGTGTCCGACGACACCGCCACCATCGACGCCAACCACCCTCTGGCGGGCCAAACTCTGCATTTTGACGTGGAAGTTATGGAAATGCGTGAGCCGACTGAAGAAGAAATGTCCCACGGCCACGTTCACGGCGAGGGCGGACACCACCACTAA
- a CDS encoding TRAP transporter large permease — MTATVLFILLFTCMLMGMPIAVALGLSSIVTILFFAPDTSLASIALKMFEATSSHYTLLAIPFFILSSAFLSTGGVARRLIDFAVSSVGHIRGGLGMASVMACMLFAAVSGSSPATVAAIGSIVIAGMVRAGYPQSFGAGLIANAGTLGILIPPSIVMLVYAAATEVSAARMFMAGLIPGLMMGGILMIAIYIAARIKKLPSQPFPGVKTLVKTGVIAMGGIMLIVIVLGSIYGGVASPTEAAAVAAVYAYLIAVIGYRDIGPLKDVAWRNQGEAIPSAVIRNTLQCALALPKSVADKEVRHVVLDAAKVSLMLLFIIANAMLFAHVLTSEGIPQAIAATIVEWGLPAWGFLIVVNILLLMAGNFMEPSAILLIMAPILFPIATQLGIDPIHLGIIMVVNMEIGMLTPPVGLNLFVTAGITNRSIGWVIRAALPWLGLLLGFLILITYVPQISLFLPEYIDKLQGYN, encoded by the coding sequence ATGACCGCCACCGTACTCTTTATCCTGCTGTTCACCTGTATGCTGATGGGCATGCCGATCGCCGTGGCGTTGGGACTGTCCAGTATTGTCACGATTTTGTTTTTCGCCCCGGATACCTCTCTGGCGTCCATTGCGCTGAAGATGTTTGAGGCGACTTCCAGCCACTATACGCTGTTGGCGATCCCGTTTTTTATTCTGTCTTCGGCATTTCTTTCCACTGGCGGCGTGGCGCGCCGTTTGATTGATTTCGCCGTCAGCAGCGTTGGTCATATCCGCGGTGGTCTGGGAATGGCTTCCGTTATGGCCTGTATGTTGTTTGCAGCGGTGTCCGGCTCTTCGCCCGCCACTGTGGCGGCGATCGGTTCCATCGTCATCGCGGGTATGGTGCGTGCGGGCTATCCGCAAAGTTTCGGCGCCGGTCTTATCGCCAACGCTGGTACATTGGGAATCCTGATCCCCCCTTCCATCGTCATGCTGGTATACGCCGCCGCCACGGAAGTCTCCGCTGCGCGCATGTTCATGGCGGGCCTGATTCCCGGACTGATGATGGGCGGCATTCTGATGATTGCCATATATATCGCCGCACGCATAAAGAAACTACCTTCTCAGCCATTCCCCGGCGTTAAAACGCTGGTTAAAACAGGCGTCATCGCGATGGGCGGCATCATGCTGATCGTGATTGTGCTGGGCTCAATTTATGGCGGCGTCGCCAGCCCCACGGAAGCGGCGGCGGTAGCCGCGGTATACGCTTACTTGATCGCCGTGATCGGCTATCGCGATATCGGTCCCCTGAAAGACGTCGCCTGGCGCAACCAGGGAGAGGCGATTCCCAGCGCGGTTATTCGCAACACCCTGCAATGCGCTTTGGCGTTACCAAAGTCCGTAGCGGATAAAGAAGTACGCCATGTGGTGCTGGACGCGGCCAAGGTCAGTCTGATGCTGTTATTCATCATCGCCAACGCCATGTTGTTCGCTCACGTGCTGACCTCTGAAGGCATTCCACAAGCTATTGCTGCAACCATCGTAGAGTGGGGCTTACCGGCCTGGGGCTTCTTGATCGTAGTGAATATTCTGCTGCTGATGGCGGGTAACTTCATGGAGCCTTCCGCGATTCTGCTGATCATGGCGCCGATTCTGTTCCCCATCGCCACCCAGTTGGGCATCGACCCGATACACCTTGGCATTATTATGGTGGTGAACATGGAAATAGGCATGCTAACGCCGCCAGTAGGACTAAACTTATTTGTGACGGCGGGCATCACCAATCGCTCTATCGGCTGGGTCATTCGCGCCGCCCTGCCCTGGCTGGGCCTCCTCCTGGGCTTCCTGATTCTGATTACGTACGTGCCTCAGATCTCTCTGTTCCTGCCGGAATATATCGACAAGCTACAGGGATACAACTAA
- a CDS encoding DUF6316 family protein, which produces MSRIQRNNDEQVLHHQRRERFFEQDGQWYYMTREQIPLGPYDKREQAQEGLSAYLSYLNAAD; this is translated from the coding sequence ATGTCGAGAATCCAGCGTAACAATGACGAGCAGGTTTTACATCACCAGCGCAGGGAGCGCTTTTTTGAGCAGGACGGTCAGTGGTATTACATGACTCGCGAGCAAATTCCCCTTGGCCCTTACGATAAGAGAGAACAGGCGCAGGAAGGCTTATCCGCCTACCTCAGTTATCTGAACGCCGCCGATTAA
- a CDS encoding YjfI family protein codes for MSWDLLKLESLLSQRDDYAVTREATCLCITNSDGIDAYLAISGEQIIVESLLFAKGQVKDCALLNDDILKTHQIFPLTTIGITNVEGEDYYMAFGALSAQSKEESILIEVDMLFQNVEAFLDAYQNHLVNGVEL; via the coding sequence ATGAGCTGGGATCTCTTAAAGCTGGAAAGCCTTTTGAGTCAACGCGATGACTACGCAGTCACCAGAGAAGCGACCTGCCTGTGCATTACTAATAGTGACGGCATCGACGCCTATCTCGCGATCAGCGGCGAACAAATTATTGTCGAGTCTCTGCTGTTTGCAAAAGGCCAAGTCAAAGATTGCGCCCTTCTGAATGATGACATTTTGAAGACGCATCAAATATTTCCTCTCACCACTATTGGCATCACCAATGTGGAAGGCGAGGACTATTACATGGCTTTCGGCGCCCTGTCGGCCCAATCCAAAGAAGAAAGCATCCTGATCGAGGTTGATATGTTGTTCCAAAACGTTGAGGCGTTTTTGGACGCATACCAGAACCATCTTGTTAACGGAGTTGAATTATGA
- a CDS encoding AraC family transcriptional regulator — translation MHATQPIAVEHGVMSFNEHSEEASHAEHVLSLVLDGSARIRHGDDITLGAGVVTLVPAGMPHRLLSANNLEAWWLGFCAGCLDIDETHPLMSPFKRVRSGMPPMIAIEPARRARLLSLFADLREECQRNTPETGIVTRCLLLLILAEINRAMRTDSPNAAPPADSLTTRALEYIQGHCLEKISLQDVAAAVHRTPAHVAAAVKKSTGFSVGEWITRNKLQAASLKLAHTGESVDKIAGSVGWGDVTHFIRQFKKHYGSTPAAWRKQVRVNHRTKETV, via the coding sequence ATGCACGCAACACAACCTATCGCCGTCGAGCACGGCGTCATGAGCTTTAACGAACACAGTGAAGAGGCTTCCCACGCCGAACACGTGTTATCCCTGGTTCTGGACGGCAGCGCGCGTATCCGGCACGGTGATGACATTACGCTGGGCGCGGGTGTCGTCACTCTGGTTCCCGCAGGCATGCCTCACCGTTTGCTGTCGGCGAACAATCTGGAAGCCTGGTGGCTGGGCTTTTGCGCCGGCTGCCTGGATATCGATGAAACTCACCCTCTGATGTCCCCCTTCAAACGGGTCCGCTCCGGCATGCCGCCGATGATCGCCATAGAACCTGCACGCCGGGCGCGTCTGCTGTCTCTGTTTGCGGATCTGCGCGAAGAGTGCCAGCGCAACACGCCCGAAACCGGCATTGTCACGCGCTGTCTGCTGTTGTTGATACTGGCGGAAATCAACCGCGCTATGCGAACGGACTCGCCAAACGCCGCGCCGCCTGCGGACAGTCTGACGACGCGGGCGCTGGAATATATTCAAGGCCACTGTCTGGAGAAAATATCTTTGCAGGATGTCGCCGCCGCGGTACATCGCACGCCGGCCCATGTGGCGGCGGCGGTCAAGAAATCCACGGGCTTTTCTGTGGGCGAGTGGATTACCCGCAACAAATTGCAGGCGGCCAGCCTGAAGCTGGCGCACACAGGGGAATCAGTGGACAAAATCGCCGGCAGTGTGGGCTGGGGCGACGTTACTCACTTCATAAGACAGTTTAAAAAACACTATGGCTCCACACCCGCCGCCTGGCGTAAGCAGGTCAGAGTCAATCATCGTACGAAGGAAACTGTCTAG
- a CDS encoding PspA/IM30 family protein: MSVWKKLVTAIKGGANEAAEAVVDSQALRILDQEIREAKEELRKSDHALTQIMAKRKLADQKVASLKASIAEYESHARKAADSDRNLALECAQKVVELRDQMDAEQKYVDQFNQSEQTLRRNIAQAKSNLRRMEQQIDMVKATESVQKAQVAVSSRHMGANSKMKTAAESLQRIQNRQNQRSAELDAAEELASEESGDSLDAKLKAAGINGSNANADDELARILGGN, encoded by the coding sequence ATGAGCGTTTGGAAAAAATTAGTGACCGCCATCAAGGGCGGAGCCAACGAAGCGGCGGAAGCGGTTGTGGACAGTCAAGCGTTGCGCATTCTGGACCAGGAAATCCGTGAAGCTAAAGAAGAGTTGCGTAAATCCGATCACGCGCTGACCCAGATTATGGCGAAGAGAAAACTGGCCGACCAGAAAGTGGCGAGCCTGAAAGCTTCTATCGCCGAATATGAAAGCCACGCCCGCAAAGCCGCGGACAGCGACCGTAACCTGGCGCTGGAATGCGCGCAGAAAGTGGTCGAGCTGCGCGACCAAATGGACGCAGAGCAGAAATACGTGGATCAGTTCAATCAGTCTGAACAGACGTTGCGTCGCAATATTGCGCAAGCCAAGTCCAACCTGCGTCGTATGGAGCAGCAAATCGACATGGTGAAAGCGACTGAGTCAGTACAAAAAGCTCAAGTAGCCGTATCCTCGCGCCACATGGGCGCCAACAGCAAAATGAAGACTGCGGCGGAATCGCTGCAACGCATTCAGAACCGCCAGAACCAACGTTCAGCCGAACTGGATGCAGCGGAAGAGCTGGCTTCAGAAGAAAGCGGCGACTCTTTGGACGCAAAATTGAAGGCGGCTGGCATTAACGGCTCCAACGCTAACGCAGATGACGAACTGGCGCGTATACTCGGAGGCAACTGA
- a CDS encoding ABC transporter substrate-binding protein → MKILTAALTALCMGAATLASAEDKLIFNTQDFRPFTFLEKGEVAGPGTELVKLICKSSEIQCEFNLLDWTIAQQQAKEKQVDGLYVIGWNEQRSQWLHYSLPILKTSYGFFVNESDTRQYSTLYNFSEHQVGVFGPSNTSKTLETIGTAMPTMKIVLAKDDLLSFRMLSDKKVDSVYSNRDVGFEILRQLGLKNIRFAWNHKSINYYVGFVKGHTSRKVINKFNKTLRQLYKDGEAQKVLDKYQLESSM, encoded by the coding sequence ATGAAAATCCTAACTGCGGCCCTAACCGCACTGTGCATGGGAGCGGCGACGCTGGCTTCCGCCGAAGACAAGCTGATCTTCAACACGCAGGATTTCAGACCTTTCACATTTCTGGAAAAAGGCGAAGTCGCCGGCCCAGGCACTGAGCTGGTCAAACTCATCTGCAAATCTTCCGAGATCCAATGCGAGTTCAACTTACTGGACTGGACAATCGCACAGCAGCAGGCCAAGGAAAAGCAGGTAGATGGTCTCTATGTCATTGGCTGGAACGAACAACGCAGCCAATGGTTGCATTATTCCCTGCCCATCCTGAAAACCAGTTATGGTTTCTTTGTTAACGAAAGCGACACCCGGCAGTACTCAACGCTATATAACTTTTCCGAACATCAGGTTGGCGTCTTCGGCCCCTCCAACACCTCTAAGACACTGGAGACCATCGGCACCGCCATGCCCACTATGAAAATCGTTCTGGCGAAAGACGACTTGCTGTCTTTCCGCATGCTGAGCGATAAGAAAGTGGACTCGGTTTACTCCAACCGCGATGTCGGCTTTGAAATTCTGCGTCAATTGGGCCTTAAAAATATTCGCTTCGCCTGGAACCACAAATCGATCAACTACTATGTAGGCTTCGTAAAGGGCCATACATCGCGCAAAGTGATCAACAAGTTCAACAAGACTTTGCGGCAATTATATAAAGACGGTGAAGCACAGAAAGTTCTGGATAAGTATCAATTGGAATCGTCCATGTAA
- a CDS encoding YjfK family protein: MFSKFFKKDEPKSPSAPEIMGLRLGGAFELDQLRLRLIEPSVIFEGAAKTQLIQAVGQVQLDASSTLLRFYTDDDGFIQVVLNGGMTENHVEDVKLWYFYETRAVGSQADWDMLINSQISQPEYSIEGHRFQRVWESVGEASPPVAMTEKTTTEAGEVTETDQFAMLYERSVNEDLDEFLMVCGEEKIIDNRADRCLVLSTGINLRPADIVIIG, encoded by the coding sequence GTGTTTAGCAAGTTTTTCAAAAAAGATGAACCTAAGTCCCCTTCCGCTCCGGAAATCATGGGGTTACGCCTCGGCGGCGCATTCGAACTCGATCAACTCAGACTCAGGCTGATAGAGCCCTCCGTGATTTTCGAAGGCGCAGCCAAAACCCAGTTAATTCAGGCGGTAGGTCAAGTACAGCTGGACGCCAGCAGCACCCTGCTGCGCTTCTACACCGACGACGATGGCTTTATCCAGGTGGTGTTGAACGGCGGCATGACGGAAAACCATGTAGAAGACGTCAAACTCTGGTACTTTTACGAAACCCGCGCCGTCGGCAGTCAGGCGGACTGGGATATGTTGATCAACTCCCAGATCAGCCAGCCTGAATACAGTATCGAAGGCCATCGCTTCCAGCGTGTTTGGGAGAGCGTTGGAGAAGCGTCACCACCCGTGGCTATGACGGAAAAAACCACAACCGAGGCCGGCGAGGTCACAGAAACGGATCAGTTCGCCATGCTGTATGAAAGGTCTGTCAATGAGGACCTGGACGAGTTTCTCATGGTCTGCGGCGAAGAAAAAATCATCGATAACCGCGCCGACCGCTGTCTGGTGCTGTCCACCGGCATTAATCTGCGGCCGGCGGACATTGTTATCATCGGATAA